A single region of the Deltaproteobacteria bacterium genome encodes:
- a CDS encoding ferritin family protein, translating to MLGVIRTRDILAHPVVTIRCFGWVVLLRALTASRGTTFLELVCAVPAHARPVAVPELLERAIALEERAGTIYEDLSGRFSDRPEVAAFFAGLAREEEGHAELLRLCRAAAERSGWQEASFTPWRASIPKLEEELEAAEIQVREAETLDEVFSLVLELEASEINDVFEAVVKATDSDFVRTLEAFQAACATHLEHLRRRIAELSPEAQR from the coding sequence ATGCTCGGCGTCATTCGCACCCGTGACATCCTCGCGCACCCGGTGGTCACCATCCGCTGCTTCGGCTGGGTGGTCCTCCTCCGGGCCCTGACCGCCAGCCGCGGCACGACCTTCCTCGAGCTGGTCTGCGCCGTCCCGGCCCACGCCCGGCCGGTGGCGGTGCCCGAGCTGCTCGAGCGGGCCATCGCCCTCGAGGAGCGCGCCGGGACGATCTACGAGGACCTCTCGGGGCGCTTCTCGGATCGACCCGAGGTCGCCGCCTTCTTCGCCGGCCTGGCCCGGGAGGAGGAGGGCCACGCCGAGCTGCTGCGCCTCTGCCGCGCGGCCGCCGAGCGCTCGGGCTGGCAGGAGGCCTCCTTCACGCCCTGGCGCGCCTCGATCCCGAAGCTGGAGGAGGAGCTCGAGGCGGCCGAGATCCAGGTGAGGGAGGCCGAGACCCTCGACGAGGTCTTCAGCCTGGTGCTGGAGCTCGAGGCCTCCGAGATCAACGACGTCTTCGAGGCGGTGGTGAAGGCCACCGACTCGGACTTCGTCCGCACGCTCGAGGCCTTCCAGGCCGCCTGCGCGACCCACCTCGAGCACCTGCGCCGGCGCATCGCCGAGCTCTCGCCGGAAGCTCAGCGGTAG
- a CDS encoding ABC transporter ATP-binding protein → MQSAIELKGLVKRFGEREALSGLTLAVPAGTTFGLVGPNGAGKTTLFRILAGLSRPSGGEVAVLGTTPDRARSGGQIGYMTQAEALYQELGVEENVRFFGSLFGLSGAALDKATAGALELVHLEDRADDRIQDLSGGMRRRASLACAVVHRPRLLLLDEPTVGVDPELRAEFWDEFLEWGKAGTTLLISTHHLDEASRCARLGLLRAGAVIAEGAPSELLEQAEAETVEEAFLTFARRQA, encoded by the coding sequence TTGCAGAGCGCGATCGAGCTGAAGGGCCTCGTCAAACGCTTCGGGGAGCGAGAGGCCCTCTCCGGGCTGACCCTCGCCGTCCCGGCCGGCACCACCTTCGGCCTGGTGGGCCCGAACGGGGCGGGGAAGACCACCCTCTTCCGGATCCTGGCGGGCCTCTCCCGGCCCAGCGGCGGGGAGGTCGCGGTCCTGGGGACCACCCCCGACCGGGCCCGGTCGGGGGGGCAGATCGGCTACATGACCCAGGCCGAGGCGCTCTACCAGGAGCTGGGCGTCGAGGAGAACGTGCGCTTCTTCGGCTCCCTCTTCGGGCTCTCCGGGGCCGCCCTCGACAAGGCCACCGCGGGGGCGCTGGAGCTGGTCCACCTCGAGGATCGGGCGGACGATCGCATCCAGGATCTCTCGGGGGGTATGCGCCGGCGGGCCTCCCTGGCCTGCGCGGTGGTGCACCGCCCGAGGCTGCTCTTGCTGGACGAGCCGACGGTCGGGGTCGATCCCGAGCTGCGGGCCGAGTTCTGGGACGAGTTCCTGGAGTGGGGCAAGGCGGGGACGACCCTCCTCATCTCCACCCACCACCTCGACGAGGCCAGCCGCTGCGCCCGCCTGGGCCTCTTGCGGGCGGGCGCGGTCATCGCCGAGGGCGCGCCCTCCGAGCTGCTCGAGCAGGCGGAGGCCGAGACGGTCGAGGAGGCCTTCCTGACCTTCGCCCGGAGGCAGGCATGA
- a CDS encoding ABC transporter permease, whose protein sequence is MNAGRTGAVAVRILRQIIRDRRAVALFLIGPLVVMTLLAVLLRSEQRPPRVAIDARGSMALFVGELERMLDEPGEDDVALELRMVPEGMSAREAVERGELDAVLVFPETFLEERAEGQRSGTELIVEGADPMRTAEIFSRFRKALPDSMGGLPLFLPDDCDSHCADTIADGPPEMELVKVYGQELDEQMDFFTPVLPPFFAFFFVFLISGMTFLRERTSGTAERILSSPLTRSELVAGYVLGFLPVAIVQGGVVIAFAYWALGGPWGGMAVVITVLLLSVVAECIGVLVSAFARSEFQVMQFIPVIILPQFLLCGLIWPVDQMPGWLQVVAHAFPLTYAVTAIRNVAIRGMSLGEISFELTVIVGFCVAGILLAAASIRRRV, encoded by the coding sequence ATGAACGCCGGGCGCACGGGGGCGGTGGCGGTCCGGATCCTGCGGCAGATCATCCGCGACCGGCGCGCCGTCGCCCTCTTCCTGATCGGACCGCTGGTGGTGATGACCCTCCTGGCCGTGCTCCTGCGCAGCGAGCAGAGGCCGCCGCGGGTCGCCATCGACGCGCGGGGCTCGATGGCGCTCTTCGTCGGAGAGCTCGAGCGGATGCTCGACGAGCCGGGTGAGGACGACGTCGCCCTCGAGCTGCGGATGGTCCCCGAGGGGATGAGCGCCCGGGAGGCGGTCGAGCGGGGCGAGCTGGACGCCGTGCTGGTCTTCCCCGAGACCTTCCTGGAGGAGCGGGCCGAGGGGCAGCGCTCGGGCACCGAGCTCATCGTCGAGGGCGCCGACCCGATGCGGACGGCCGAGATCTTCTCTCGCTTCCGCAAGGCGCTGCCCGACTCGATGGGGGGGCTGCCCCTCTTCCTGCCCGACGACTGCGACAGCCACTGCGCCGACACCATCGCCGACGGCCCCCCCGAGATGGAGCTGGTGAAGGTCTACGGGCAGGAGCTCGACGAGCAGATGGACTTCTTCACGCCCGTCCTGCCGCCCTTCTTCGCCTTCTTCTTCGTCTTCCTCATCTCGGGGATGACCTTCCTGCGGGAGCGCACCAGCGGCACCGCCGAGCGGATCCTCTCCAGCCCCCTGACCCGCTCCGAGCTGGTCGCGGGCTACGTGCTGGGCTTCCTCCCGGTGGCGATCGTGCAGGGGGGCGTGGTCATCGCCTTCGCCTACTGGGCGCTGGGCGGCCCCTGGGGCGGGATGGCCGTGGTGATCACGGTGCTGCTGCTCTCGGTGGTGGCCGAGTGCATCGGGGTGCTGGTCTCGGCCTTCGCCCGATCCGAGTTCCAGGTGATGCAGTTCATCCCGGTGATCATCCTGCCGCAGTTCCTCCTCTGTGGGTTGATCTGGCCGGTGGACCAGATGCCCGGCTGGCTTCAGGTCGTCGCCCACGCCTTCCCCCTGACCTACGCGGTGACGGCGATCCGGAACGTGGCCATCCGGGGGATGAGCCTGGGGGAGATCTCTTTCGAGCTGACGGTGATCGTCGGCTTCTGCGTCGCCGGGATCCTCCTGGCCGCCGCCAGCATCCGCCGGCGCGTCTAG
- a CDS encoding alpha/beta hydrolase — protein sequence MSLLDHRIVSERYFFPRRDPPRRCWTFELPGGETLGCVRSEVPGDRWVLHFHGNGEVVADWEPLLPALFAAAGFSSLLVEYRGYGASTGQPALTAMLGDGAALVEALGLDPGRCVAFGRSIGSLYAIELCRRLPLAGLILESGIHDLGERLRLRMAPAELGATEEEFAAALERDFDHAAKLAAFTGPTLLLHARDDDLVGLHHAEANAAACALPRRCAFDEGGHNGIYFVNRDAYHAAVTDFLAEL from the coding sequence ATGAGCCTCCTCGACCACCGGATCGTCTCCGAGCGCTACTTCTTCCCCCGCCGCGATCCTCCCCGCCGCTGCTGGACCTTCGAGCTCCCGGGCGGCGAGACCCTCGGCTGTGTCCGCAGCGAGGTCCCCGGCGACCGGTGGGTGCTGCACTTCCACGGCAACGGCGAGGTCGTCGCCGACTGGGAGCCCCTCCTCCCGGCCCTCTTCGCCGCCGCGGGCTTCTCCTCGCTCCTGGTGGAGTACCGGGGCTACGGCGCCTCGACCGGCCAACCAGCGCTGACGGCCATGCTGGGTGACGGCGCCGCGCTGGTGGAGGCCCTCGGGCTCGACCCCGGCCGCTGCGTGGCCTTCGGCCGCAGCATCGGCTCGCTCTACGCCATCGAGCTCTGCCGGCGCCTGCCCCTGGCCGGGCTGATCCTCGAGAGCGGGATCCACGACCTCGGGGAGCGGCTGCGGCTGCGGATGGCCCCGGCCGAGCTGGGCGCCACCGAAGAGGAGTTCGCCGCCGCCCTCGAGCGCGACTTCGATCACGCGGCCAAGCTGGCGGCCTTCACCGGCCCCACCCTCCTCCTCCACGCCCGGGACGACGACCTCGTCGGCCTGCACCACGCGGAGGCCAACGCCGCGGCCTGCGCCCTCCCCCGGCGCTGCGCCTTCGACGAGGGCGGCCACAACGGGATCTACTTCGTGAACCGCGACGCCTACCACGCGGCGGTGACCGACTTCCTCGCCGAGCTGTAG
- a CDS encoding alpha/beta fold hydrolase has product MPTAHAERGPHRIWYETAGESGSPVLLIMGLTMSGIAWHRQVEAFAPHHRVAVFDHAGVGDSGPISVRRLTMDHLRRDALSVMDDLGWERAHVVGISMGGMIAQHLALDARERVLSLTLAATHAGGRLPVLPTASGARWFLKVSRAKSQTERLDAMTHLLFSDGYRRANPEAAREAIRRDFKSLAPFGVRLRQLHAVSGHHTAPRLHELRGLPTLVIRPGQDILVPPRESDRLARLIPEARLARIDEAGHGVSREGAERFNQASLEHFARA; this is encoded by the coding sequence ATGCCCACCGCCCACGCCGAGCGCGGCCCCCACCGCATCTGGTACGAGACCGCCGGAGAGAGCGGCAGCCCCGTGCTGCTGATCATGGGCCTCACGATGTCCGGGATCGCCTGGCACCGGCAGGTGGAGGCCTTCGCCCCCCACCACCGGGTGGCCGTCTTCGATCACGCCGGGGTGGGCGACAGCGGCCCCATCTCGGTGCGGCGCCTCACGATGGACCACCTGCGCCGGGACGCCCTCTCGGTGATGGACGATCTGGGCTGGGAGCGGGCCCACGTGGTGGGGATCTCCATGGGCGGGATGATCGCCCAGCACCTGGCCCTCGACGCCCGGGAGCGGGTGCTCTCCCTGACCCTGGCCGCCACCCACGCCGGGGGGCGGCTCCCGGTGCTGCCGACGGCCAGCGGGGCGAGGTGGTTCCTGAAGGTTAGCCGGGCGAAGAGCCAGACCGAGCGCCTCGACGCCATGACCCACCTCCTCTTCTCGGACGGCTACCGCCGGGCCAACCCCGAGGCGGCCCGGGAGGCCATCCGGCGGGACTTCAAGAGCCTGGCCCCCTTTGGCGTCCGGCTGCGGCAGCTCCACGCCGTCTCCGGACACCACACCGCACCGCGCCTCCACGAGCTCCGCGGCCTGCCCACCCTCGTGATCCGGCCCGGTCAGGACATCCTGGTCCCGCCGCGAGAGAGCGACCGCCTCGCCCGCCTCATCCCCGAGGCCCGCCTCGCGCGGATCGACGAGGCCGGCCACGGCGTCAGCCGCGAGGGCGCCGAGCGCTTCAACCAGGCGAGCCTCGAGCACTTCGCCCGGGCCTGA
- a CDS encoding alpha/beta hydrolase yields MSEGRPIELPLPGLTLRGLAWGPREAPPVLALHGWLDNAASFSTLAPRLEGRQVVALDLPGHGRSDHRAASASYNFIDWVPDVLLAVDTLGWGRFSLLGHSMGAGIACLLAGALPERVERLVLIEGFGPLTEAAEAAPARLARHLVQRGFGGEPRVMAGREEAVERMLRASHGLERSSAELLAARGTREVEGGVVWAWDPRLRQSSAIRLTEEQVIAFLSRIEAPVLVVRGVPGWPADEALLDGRKAAVKDLTVRELAGGHHLHLDHPEPVAEVVRAHLER; encoded by the coding sequence GTGAGCGAAGGCAGACCCATCGAGCTCCCCCTCCCCGGCCTCACCCTGCGGGGCCTCGCCTGGGGCCCGAGGGAGGCCCCCCCGGTGCTGGCTCTCCACGGCTGGCTCGACAACGCGGCGAGCTTCTCGACCCTCGCCCCTCGGCTCGAGGGCCGGCAGGTCGTGGCCCTGGACCTGCCGGGGCACGGCCGCTCCGATCACCGGGCGGCCAGCGCGAGCTACAACTTCATCGACTGGGTGCCCGACGTCCTGTTGGCGGTGGATACCCTGGGCTGGGGGCGCTTCTCCCTCCTCGGGCACTCGATGGGCGCGGGGATCGCCTGCCTCCTGGCCGGCGCCCTCCCGGAGCGGGTCGAGCGGCTGGTGCTGATCGAGGGCTTCGGGCCGCTGACCGAGGCGGCCGAGGCCGCGCCCGCCCGCCTGGCCCGGCACCTGGTGCAGCGCGGCTTCGGCGGGGAGCCGCGGGTGATGGCGGGCCGGGAGGAGGCGGTGGAGCGGATGCTCCGGGCCAGCCACGGGCTGGAGCGGTCCTCCGCCGAGCTGCTGGCGGCCCGGGGGACCCGCGAGGTCGAGGGCGGTGTGGTCTGGGCCTGGGATCCGCGGCTGCGGCAGTCCTCGGCCATTCGCCTGACCGAGGAGCAGGTGATCGCCTTCCTCTCGCGCATCGAGGCGCCGGTGCTGGTGGTGCGGGGGGTCCCGGGCTGGCCGGCGGACGAGGCGCTCCTCGACGGGCGCAAGGCCGCGGTGAAGGACCTCACGGTGCGGGAGCTCGCCGGCGGCCACCACCTGCACCTCGATCACCCCGAGCCCGTGGCCGAGGTGGTGCGGGCCCACCTGGAGCGCTAG